A single region of the Drosophila miranda strain MSH22 chromosome 2, D.miranda_PacBio2.1, whole genome shotgun sequence genome encodes:
- the LOC108157156 gene encoding atrial natriuretic peptide receptor 3: MQMSQIKAAHRQLGLQHDTADEQQSCKSFDLIGVPATVLPMIGANNIPMGRLQLILLLGLLCLCLNLESCQAECRVEPARDCESICDASGKNCTIRALVLLPDDNMYQASLPRVLPILKVAEQQIRSKALIPPHIDFEWLAHDTKCDASLGVIKAMDGIIKQCAQVIFGPVCDYSLAAVSRITKYFNSQGTPLISVGGSTYDFEQKKTDCNDEFYMLLRTGMVSFETISELTINVMKRHNWSHSIFYYERDGQRSVAGMHTCFLMMKSLGKQMRNENMTFAQFPLEPNLKNRTEEMRREIGNKHSSE, from the exons ATGCAAATGAGCCAAATCAAGGCGGCTCATAGGCAACTCGGACTACAACATGACACAGCGGACGAGCAGCAGAGTTGCAAATCATTTGATTTGATTGGAGTCCCCGCCACAGTTCTTCCCATGATAGGAGCAAACAATATCCCAATGGGGAGGCTCCAGCTCATCCTACTCCTGGGtctgctctgcctctgcctcaaCCTGGAGAGTTGTCAGGCCGAGTGCCGGGTTGAGCCGGCCCGTGACTGTGAATCCATTTGCGATGCTAGTGGGAAAAATTGCACTATTCGCGCTTTGGTCCTGCTGCCGGATGACAACATGTACCAGGCCTCATTGCCGCGAGTGCTGCCCATTTTAAAGGTGGCCGAGCAGCAGATACGCTCCAAGGCCCTGATTCCCCCACACATTGACTTTGAGTGGCTGGCCCACGACACCAAGTGCGATGCCTCGCTGGGCGTGATCAAGGCCATGGATGGGATCATCAAACAGTGTGCGCAGGTGATCTTTGGCCCCGTTTGTGACTACTCCTTGG CTGCTGTTAGCcgaattacaaaatattttaacaGCCAGGGAACACCTCTGATCTCTGTGGGGGGATCCACTTATGACTTTGAGCAGAAGAAAACCGATTGCAACGACGAGTTCTATATGCTACTGCGTACTGGAATGGTCAGCTTTGAGACCATCTCTGAGTTGACTATAAATGTAATGAAGCG CCACAACTGGTCCCATTCCATCTTCTACTACGAACGCGATGGCCAGCGGAGTGTGGCTGGGATGCACACCTGTTTCCTCATGATGAAATCCCTGGGCAAGCAGATGCGCAACGAGAACATGACATTCGCACAGTTTCCACTTGAGCCCAATTTGAAAAATCGCACTGAGGAAATGCGCCGGGAAATTGGCAATAAACATTCAAGTGAGTAA
- the LOC108157146 gene encoding globin CTT-VI: MNSDEVQVIKKTWEIPVATPTDSGAAILQEFFTRFPSNLEKFPFRDVPLEDLSGNSRFRAHAGRIIRVFDDSIRVLGEERDVEKLEEIWTKIAVSHIPRTISKESYNQLKGVILEVLTAACSLDESQAATWAKLVDHIYGIIFKAIDDDGNAAQ, from the exons ATGAACAGCGATGAGGTGCAAGTGATCAAAAAGACCTGGGAGATACCCGTGGCAACACCCACAGATTCGGGTGCAGCGATACTGCAGGAGTTCTTCACCCGTTTTCCGTCCAACTTGGAGAAGTTCCCCTTCCGCGATGTGCCACTGGAGGATCTAAGt GGAAATTCTCGTTTTCGCGCACATGCTGGCCGAATCATACGCGTCTTTGACGATTCCATCCGGGTCCTGGGTGAGGAGAGGGATGTGGAGAAGCTGGAAGAGATCTGGACCAAGATAGCCGTCAGTCATATACCCCGTACCATATCCAAGGAATCGTACAAT CAACTGAAAGGCGTGATTCTGGAAGTGCTTACCGCAGCCTGCAGTCTGGACGAGAGCCAAGCGGCCACGTGGGCCAAGCTCGTGGATCATATCTATGGCATTATCTTCAAGGCGATCGATGATGATGGCAATGCCGCCCAGtag
- the LOC108157014 gene encoding poly(U)-specific endoribonuclease homolog yields MDAVQQNTNTNNNSNIDSDKCQKLKRFVIVGLLITIGILSWHFYEYFQSKPLPKAPDDVLALSKSLYAEETIVSPYLYKVNLQGKTTSGARDDKAPKNLFELHQDLLARDANSTTALLLRLFDNYELDVAAAEHTTAEHEAEQHDFLRAVMNTRVMKLTMRFLVHRDIVTSDYDDQLRLLQELWFTPYSRGRGIVGSSSFEHVFMAELRDQKVLGLHNWIYFADQEQRGNIDYKGWLSHLEMGKPNQISLSLRNTFYGIQKPVTGFFVGTSPELEMSLYTACFLATPEKDPCHIQLGHARVSIVSHSWNWNGKRLIATAYPDNLP; encoded by the exons ATGGATGCTGTGCAGCAGAATACGAatacaaacaacaacagcaacatcgACAGCGATAAATGCCAGAAGTTAAAGAGATTTGTGATCGTGGGCCTACTCATCACCATTGGGATCTTGAGTTGGCATTTCTATG AGTACTTCCAAAGCAAACCGCTGCCCAAGGCGCCCGATGACGTCTTGGCCCTGTCCAAGTCTCTCTATGCGGAGGAGACTATCGTCAGTCCATATCTCTATAAGGTGAATCTTCAGGGAAAGACCACATCTGGAGCCCGTGATGATAAGGCGCCAAAGAA TCTCTTTGAGCTCCATCAGGATCTGTTGGCCAGAGATGCCAATTCTACGACAGCTTTACTCCTGCGCCTCTTTGACAACTACGAGCTGGATGTGGCAGCGGCCGAGCATACCACAGCCGAACATGAAGCGGAACAGCATGATTTTCTCAGGGCTGTGATGAATACGCGAGTGATGAAGCTAACGATGAGATTTTTGGTGCACAGAG ATATTGTCACAAGCGATTATGATGACCAGCTGCGTCTCCTGCAGGAGCTATGGTTCACCCCTTACTCCCGGGGACGTGGCATTGTGGGCAGCTCTAGTTTCGAGCACGTCTTCATGGCCGAACTACGAGATCAGAAGGTGCTGGGCCTCCACAATTGGATCTACTTTGCCGATCAAGAGCAGCGTGGAAATATCGACTACAAGGGCTGGCTCAGCCACTTGGAAATGGGAAAG CCCAATCAAATCTCCCTGAGTCTGCGTAACACCTTCTATGGCATACAGAAGCCAGTAACCGGCTTCTTTGTTGGCACCTCTCCCGAGCTGGAGATGAGTCTGTACACCGCATGCTTTCTGGCCACCCCAGAGAAGGACCCATGTCACATTCAGTTGGGACATGCCCGAGTCTCGATTGTCTCGCACTCGTGGAACTGGAATGGCAAGCGACTGATAGCCACCGCCTATCCCGACAATCTGCCCTAG
- the LOC108157013 gene encoding LOW QUALITY PROTEIN: uncharacterized protein LOC108157013 (The sequence of the model RefSeq protein was modified relative to this genomic sequence to represent the inferred CDS: substituted 1 base at 1 genomic stop codon) gives MKTENFFKYGAPLYNLKSTRTHSQNQPQASGIGNSHGTGHHHLTTDDLRHLTQQHRISGYSDRESVASGSSAGGRIRRRSRNFSMKSSKGGITKKTKTMDYTNYAYNEAVGRLKVMLADNSYTPPKVGGSAAAYLRNFNEDSGDNFSDNLSVIERPVFSDISKYLSPSQKSRMSSYRPKKTYGMQPMGYGMSVSKENLSSMAALYTGSSVPQPAQPPPPLATDSVQAPVEIFSFIEKQEDYIEQLEKESKYCRNELTNLLGKVKDVINENEQITENARSELANMGSGKSGMAQTAVTTSPSSDSDEHLIYGSGRKTPTTPRKGNLKVQSPRYASAPNIVYEARISELEAELMQANIDLKRVRTENEDLKRKLAHTDPITTVATFGGGNCETHRKQLDCLQQDKLTLEETVRHLQRMLDDAKAQGQGSTTSKRYISDLVQMERSQAELEVRHLRDELDRQHERVRELQHEMARRLAEERASAERRYNTQVDQLGGDLSSQWEQVTKLQLELERQKRYETDLKRDVTNRNSQIEELKNELRANRTNFLADMATSNAEKQSLEQEITSLRLQLDRAARETKTEAARLQAEINSLRQRLDRGDADLLHSKREVLRLNDEIANLEKELAYGELKNEIRPTKKDLDKRISEMQDKHEPICDRVMPATTTNVPMTTTTTATTVTTAPTTIRENANEFILQIPDLEIPDPDVTSPIPEDVADADAATAAAALEGDEILQNIIRSNERLAQELAKMPPLPKLSSYKKARAGSNFKAERGKAETLPSATATSATTATSTLGSKPKCFCPSFMRHRHEHEHIFAMPAMRRRNSSSSSSRPAATSTASSATSAAPSATSAKARTQTTHSKSMHCHGHEYTLDTTHHHHLHTTHHEHHQHRTTEPATISTSTVREQQHQQQSAGCCHPCKTEPLPWLQQHLVLNQTISSSSASPCQAPCQTQHLTVDTDTLATTAESSTAATSTACRGQGSNALSASIKPKLYFEQLLQRDGCHKKPRPPVKVDVNVRLVPKQARPKVSPSLNETFVKELNEVAQALNETFVKETPSPELAQIDKQLKELEEEEDRNVVEEEQDEDDEEQEQATKLXYEEKQQLRATNEQLMARLRQIWAKYKSQLPQVHNGTPEQSSEESKDEHRLEKLQPLTTTRQRHMAQQSNPYKAPHNYTTAPTMTTAEEAEVLAMVEGRQLPQDQLQLQQSQQQLLLLGQLQQQQQERERAASVTAAVLRDSSPTMDSKITMTRILRTTLAWARSSNNNNRSRTGNENARSEIESCNSCGNSERNATGRGNVSGNGNRQSSRKQSNSSNSHCHNSNSHSCNNSLSSTAAASRMPAAPIWPHTTPTTVPTISSSMMRVPTIRMPTPSSPTMANSTTTGMPRPDTITVPPTTDSLDTSMTPRQQLPLPTSRSHSPNRSSPKPSPSIRQQLRRLLSESQRTTTDRHRRWQRRPSRGSRPHQQQEAALQQQQQQQQESERYPPRADHNRARAVELWGQELDPQSPAANPLCHNSLPRQPLARSSWSPDLEDPLLLECSISSPSLMRSSNDETCSELADLSETFVVLPDGSDETVSPAQTTIITARRSSAPAIVQQQEEDIANATVIIERHLDAQG, from the exons ATGAAAACAGAAAACTTCTTCAAGTACGGCGCTCCTTTGTACAATTTGAAAAGTACTCGGACTCACTCGCAGAACCAACCGCAAGCGAGTGGCATCGGTAACAGCCACGGAACAGGCCACCACCACCTGACAACTGACGACCTGCGTCATCTCACCCAGCAGCACCGCATCTCTGGGTACTCGGACAGGGAGAGCGTCGCCAGTGGCAGCAGTGCTGGTGGCAGGATTAGGAGGCGATCGAG AAACTTCTCGATGAAGTCCTCGAAGGGGGGCATTACCAAGAAGACCAAGACCATGGATTACACCAACTACGCCTACAATGAGGCTGTGGGACGTCTCAAGGTAATGCTGGCCGACAACTCCTATACCCCACCCAAGGTCGGAGGCAGTGCAGCCGCCTATTTGCGCAACTTCAATGAGGATTCCGGGGACAATTTTTCGGATAATCTATCG GTGATTGAGCGTCCGGTATTTTCGGACATTTCCAAGTACTTGTCGCCCAGCCAGAAGTCTCGGATGAGCTCGTACCGTCCCAAGAAAACTTATGGCATGCAACCTATGGGCTATGGCATGTCCGTCTCCAAGGAGAACCTGTCCTCCATGGCGGCGCTCTATACGGGCAGCAGTGTCCCTCAACCTGCTCAACCTCCTCCGCCACTGGCCACGGACAGTGTCCAGGCCCCGGTGGAGATTTTCAGCTTCATTGAGAAGCAGGAGGACTACATCGAGCAGCTGGAGAAGGAGTCGAAGTACTGTCGCAACGAGCTGACCAATCTCTTGGGCAAGGTGAAGGATGTGATCAACGAGAATGAACAGATCACGGAGAATGCACGCTCGGAGCTGGCAAATATGGGTTCTGGAAAGTCGGGTATGGCCCAAACTGCGGTCACGACCAGTCCGTCATCCGACAGCGATGAGCACCTGATATATGGCAGCGGCCGTAAAACTCCGACCACCCCAAGGAAGGGCAATCTCAAGGTGCAGAGTCCACGGTATGCTAGTGCCCCCAATATCGTGTACGAGGCTCGCATTAGCGAACTGGAGGCAGAGCTGATGCAGGCCAACATCGACCTGAAGCGCGTGAGGACTGAGAACGAGGATCTCAAGCGGAAGCTGGCCCACACGGATCCCATCACGACGGTGGCCACTTTTGGCGGTGGCAACTGTGAAACCCATCGCAAGCAGCTGGACTGCCTGCAGCAGGACAAGCTCACGCTGGAGGAGACTGTGCGCCACTTGCAGCGCATGCTGGACGACGCCAAGGCCCAAGGCCAGGGCAGCACCACCTCCAAGCGCTACATCAGCGATCTGGTGCAGATGGAACGCTCTCAGGCCGAGCTGGAGGTGCGTCACCTGCGCGACGAGCTGGATCGTCAGCACGAGCGTGTCCGTGAGCTGCAACACGAAATGGCCCGTCGCTTGGCCGAGGAGCGGGCCAGCGCAGAGAGGCGCTACAATACCCAAGTAGACCAGCTGGGTGGCGATCTGAGCAGCCAGTGGGAGCAGGTGACCAagctgcagctggagctggagcgcCAGAAGCGGTACGAGACCGACCTCAAGAGGGACGTCACCAATCGCAACTCGCAGATCGAGGAGCTGAAGAACGAACTGAGGGCGAATCGCACCAACTTCTTGGCGGACATGGCTACCTCTAATGCAGAGAAACAGTCCCTCGAACAGGAGATCACTTCGCTGCGTCTCCAGTTGGATCGGGCTGCCCGGGAGACCAAAACAGAGGCGGCTCGCCTCCAGGCGGAGATCAATTCTCTGCGTCAGCGCTTGGATCGCGGGGATGCGGATCTGCTGCACTCGAAGCGGGAGGTTTTGCGACTCAACGATGAGATAGCCAATCTGGAGAAGGAG CTAGCCTATGGTGAACTGAAGAACGAAATACGACCCACCAAGAAAGATTTGGACAAGCGGATCTCGGAAATGCAGGATAAGCATG AACCAATTTGCGATCGTGTGATGCCAGCAACAACCACAAACGTGCCCAtgaccacaacaacaacagcaaccacAGTTACCACAGCGCCTACAACAATCAGAGAAAACGCAAACGAGTTCATTTTGCAGATCCCTGACTTGGAAATCCCAGATCCAGATGTTACGAGCCCCATTCCAGAAGATGTTGCTGATGCCgatgctgctactgctgctgctgctctcgaAGGCGATGAGATCCTGCAGAACATAATCAGAAGCAACGAACGCCTGGCCCAGGAGCTGGCCAAAATGCCACCGCTGCCAAAGTTATCCAGCTATAAGAAGGCCAGAGCTGGAAGCAACTTTAAAGCGGAAAGAGGAAAAGCAGAGACATTAccatcagcaacagcaacatcagcgacaacagcaacatcGACATTGGGCTCCAAGCCAAAATGTTTTTGCCCCAGTTTTATGCGACACAGGCACGAACATGAGCACAtttttgcgatgccagcaaTGCGCAggcgcaacagcagcagcagcagcagtaggcCAGCAGCAACATCTACAGCTTCATCGGCAACATCGGCAGCCCCATCTGCAACATCAGCGAAAGCGCGTACACAAACTACACACAGCAAGAGCATGCATTGTCACGGCCACGAGTACACCCTAGACACGACGCACCACCATCACCTTCACACCACGCATCACGAGCACCACCAACATCGCACCACCGAACCAGCAACAATATCAACGTCGACAGTGCgagagcagcagcatcaacagcagTCGGCGGGCTGCTGTCATCCATGCAAAACGGAGCCGTTGCCTTGGTTGCAACAGCATCTTGTTTTGAATCAGACCATCAGCAGTAGCAGTGCCAGTCCCTGTCAGGCCCCATGTCAAACGCAGCATTTGACGGTGGACACTGATACTCTGGCCACAACTGCGGAATCATCAACAGCGGCAACATCAACAGCCTGCAGAGGTCAGGGCAGCAATGCCTTGAGTGCCAGCATCAAGCCCAAGCTATATTTCGAGCAGTTGCTGCAACGCGATGGCTGTCACAAGAAGCCCCGTCCACCAGTCAAAGTAGATGTTAATGTGCGACTGGTGCCCAAGCAGGCGCGACCCAAAGTCAGTCCTTCGCTGAATGAGACATTCGTCAAGGAGTTGAATGAAGTGGCGCAGGCCCTCAACGAGACTTTTGTCAAGGAGACGCCCTCCCCGGAGTTGGCCCAGATCGACAAGCAGCTGaaggagctggaggaggaagaggatAGGAATGTGGTTGAGGAGGAGCAGGATGAGGACGATGAGGAGCAAGAGCAGGCCACCAAACTTTGATA CGAGGAGAAGCAACAGCTACGTGCCACAAATGAGCAGCTGATGGCACGTCTCAGACAGATCTGGGCCAAATATAAATCACAATTGCCACAAGTGCACAATGGAACCCCCGAGCAGAGCTCTGAGGAGTCGAAAGATGAGCACAGATTAGAGAAATTGCAG CCGCTTACGACTACCAGGCAGCGACATATGGCACAACAATCGAACCCATACAAAGCACCCCACAACTACACAACAGCGCCGACGATGACTACAGCGGAGGAGGCGGAGGTATTGGCAATGGTGGAGGGGAGGCAGTTGCCACAGGatcagctgcagctgcagcagtcACAACAACAACTCTTGCTGCTGGGGCagttgcagcaacagcagcaggagcgCGAAAGAGCAGCATCAGTAACGGCGGCGGTACTAAGGGACTCCTCTCCGACTATGGACTCCAAGATAACGATGACGAGAATCTTAAGGACAACCTTGGCCTGGGCgagaagcagcaacaacaacaacaggagCAGGACAGGCAACGAGAACGCGAGGAGCGAGATCGAGAGTTGCAACAGTTGCGGGAACAGCGAGAGAAACGCGACCGGGAGAGGGAACGTGAGCGGGAACGGGAACAGGCAGAGCAGCAGAAAGcagagcaacagcagcaacagtcactgccacaacagcaacagccacagttGCAACAACAGCCTCTCgtcgacagcagcagcatctcgAATGCCGGCAGCGCCAATCTGGCCGCATACAACACCGACTACAGTGCCTACGATCAGCAGCAGTATGATGCGAGTGCCTACGATCCGAATGCCTACGCCCAGCAGCCCTACGATGGCCAACAGTACGACTACGGGGATGCCACGGCCGGATACGATTACAGTGCCGCCGACTACGGACAGTCTGGATACCAGTATGACTCCACGCCAGCAGCTGCCGCTACCAAccagccgcagccacagccccaATCGCAGCAGCCCCAAGCCCAGCCCCAGTATCCGGCAACAGCTGCGACGCCTGCTCAGCGAGTCGCAACGGACTACAACCGATCGCCACCGCCGCTGGCAGCGGCGCCCGTCACGGGGATCACGTCCCCACCAGCAACAGGAGGCGgccctgcagcagcagcagcagcagcagcaggagtcGGAGCGGTATCCACCGCGAGCCGACCACAACCGCGCTCGAGCGGTGGAGCTGTGGGGCCAGGAGCTGGATCCACAGTCGCCGGCAGCAAATCCTCTCTGCCACAACAGTCTGCCCCGGCAGCCGCTAGCAAGAAGTAGCTGGAGTCCCGACCTGGAGGATCCCCTGCTGCTGGAGTGCTCGATCAGCAGCCCCAGCCTGATGCGCTCCTCCAACGACGAGACCTGCTCCGAGCTGGCCGATCTAAGTGAGACCTTTGTGGTGCTGCCGGATGGCTCCGACGAGACCGTGTCGCCCGCCCAGACCACCATCATCACGGCCCGTCGATCCAGCGCTCCGGCCATAGTGCAACAACAGGAGGAGGACATTGCCAACGCAACGGTCATCATAGAGCGCCATCTAGATGCCCAAGGATAG